Proteins found in one Microaerobacter geothermalis genomic segment:
- a CDS encoding ATP phosphoribosyltransferase regulatory subunit, whose amino-acid sequence MSKPRVFEKPMGMRDILPNILEEKRTIEQRLKECCQGWGYREIMTPTLEYFDTVGVASATMEDKMFKLMDRKGNTLVLRPDMTAPIARVVASLLKEEPFPIRLMYQGNVFRRQEKEAGRNAEFPQTGVELIGDGTAEADGEVIALCVTALKEVQVPYFQIAVGHVGFIDGLLEETVKHEDIRSELKEQLVKRDYVGYRKQISQLPISAQDKERLHQLLHLKGGAEVLGRARTVVKNGKVEAALTNLVQLWEVLQSYEVIDHLMFDLTMLSHLDYYTGILFEGYADHLGFPICSGGRYDGLLSQFNRPAPATGFALKVDRLLEVAQLKPEERGENIWITFLPGQRKTAIQTASQLRRKGNKVTLQLVHSTQPSLKREGVDRYIHMEQGEMGDE is encoded by the coding sequence ATGAGTAAACCTAGAGTGTTTGAGAAACCAATGGGAATGAGAGATATTCTTCCTAATATATTAGAGGAAAAAAGAACTATAGAACAAAGGTTAAAAGAATGCTGTCAGGGATGGGGCTATCGGGAGATTATGACGCCTACCTTGGAGTACTTTGACACTGTTGGCGTGGCGAGCGCTACGATGGAAGATAAAATGTTTAAATTAATGGATCGAAAGGGTAATACATTGGTCCTTCGTCCGGATATGACGGCCCCCATTGCCAGGGTGGTGGCTTCTTTACTAAAGGAAGAGCCTTTTCCCATTCGCTTGATGTATCAGGGAAATGTATTTCGCAGACAGGAGAAGGAGGCAGGGAGAAATGCCGAATTTCCTCAGACTGGGGTGGAATTGATTGGGGACGGAACTGCTGAAGCAGATGGGGAAGTGATTGCCCTTTGTGTTACTGCCCTAAAAGAAGTGCAGGTTCCGTATTTTCAAATTGCCGTGGGACATGTTGGCTTTATAGACGGGTTATTGGAAGAAACGGTTAAACATGAAGATATCCGTTCAGAATTAAAGGAACAATTGGTAAAAAGGGATTACGTGGGCTACCGGAAACAAATCTCCCAATTGCCGATTTCTGCCCAGGATAAGGAACGGCTGCATCAACTTCTGCATTTAAAGGGCGGAGCAGAGGTGCTTGGAAGGGCGAGAACAGTTGTGAAAAATGGAAAAGTGGAAGCAGCGTTGACTAACCTCGTACAGCTTTGGGAAGTTCTTCAATCCTATGAGGTTATTGATCACCTCATGTTTGACTTAACGATGCTCAGTCACTTGGATTATTATACGGGGATATTATTTGAAGGATATGCTGACCATCTGGGGTTTCCCATCTGCAGCGGAGGACGCTATGACGGACTATTGTCCCAGTTTAACCGCCCTGCTCCGGCTACCGGATTTGCCTTAAAGGTGGATCGGCTGCTGGAAGTGGCCCAACTGAAACCGGAAGAAAGAGGGGAAAATATATGGATTACTTTTCTTCCTGGGCAAAGAAAAACGGCTATTCAAACAGCCAGCCAACTAAGAAGGAAAGGGAATAAAGTGACTCTTCAGCTTGTTCATTCAACTCAACCATCGCTGAAAAGAGAGGGAGTGGACCGTTATATTCATATGGAACAGGGGGAGATGGGGGATGAATAG
- the hisG gene encoding ATP phosphoribosyltransferase, which produces MNSRLTIAMPKGRIFSEAVDLLRKSGLSIPEDFHEDTRKLIISFDELDIDFFLAKPADVPTYVEYGVADVGVVGKDVLLEEDRDVYELLDLGISRCRMSVAGLADWTPTFSPRVATKYPRIASRYFREQGQQVEVIKLNGSVELAPLIGLADRIVDIVSTGRTLQENGLIELEHITDITTRLIANRVSYRMKNKEIEEIYQRFSKVIGVNQECQ; this is translated from the coding sequence ATGAATAGCCGATTAACCATTGCGATGCCTAAGGGTAGAATTTTTTCTGAAGCGGTTGATCTCCTTCGGAAATCAGGGTTATCTATTCCCGAGGATTTTCATGAAGACACAAGGAAACTGATTATCTCCTTTGACGAATTAGATATCGATTTCTTCCTAGCAAAGCCGGCAGATGTTCCCACCTATGTGGAATATGGCGTGGCGGATGTTGGGGTTGTGGGGAAAGATGTTCTCCTTGAAGAGGATCGGGATGTCTATGAGTTGCTGGATTTGGGAATCAGCCGGTGCAGAATGTCAGTGGCTGGCCTAGCTGACTGGACTCCCACCTTTTCTCCCAGGGTGGCGACAAAATATCCTCGGATCGCCTCCAGATATTTTCGGGAGCAGGGGCAGCAGGTAGAAGTAATTAAGCTAAATGGGTCAGTAGAGCTGGCTCCATTAATCGGTTTGGCTGACCGGATTGTGGATATTGTTTCTACGGGGCGGACCCTTCAGGAAAATGGTCTGATCGAGCTGGAGCATATTACCGATATTACCACCCGCCTGATTGCAAACCGGGTAAGCTACCGGATGAAAAATAAAGAAATCGAAGAGATTTATCAGCGTTTTTCTAAAGTGATTGGGGTGAATCAAGAATGTCAATAA
- the hisD gene encoding histidinol dehydrogenase: MKIVTKEQLQTKRDVETGTEEQRAAVLTILNQVKKEGDQALFEYTRQFDGVSLSSLKIPSDLMERAAESVSPSFYEGLKEAANNIRQFHEQQKRLSWMDSRPTGTILGQLIQPLNRVGLYVPGGTAAYPSSVLMNAIPAQVAGVKEIVMVTPPSKEGAVSAGVLAACHLLGIKEVYSIGGAQAIAALAYGTETIQPVDKIVGPGNIYVALAKREVFGVVDIDMVAGPSEIVVVADEGANPRYVAADLLSQAEHDVMASAVCITTSPSLAEAVKQAIEEQLSNLPRKEIALQSLLNYGAICVVKDIEEALEVVNQLAPEHLELMVSSPFNLLGKVKNAGAIFLGSYSSEPVGDYFAGPNHVLPTNGTARFSSPLNVDDFVKKSSLIYYSKEDLLEHGEKIITMAEVEGLEAHANAIRIRLEEEGAGKDE, encoded by the coding sequence ATAAAAATCGTGACCAAGGAACAGCTTCAAACCAAAAGGGATGTAGAGACTGGGACAGAAGAGCAAAGGGCGGCTGTCTTAACCATCTTAAATCAGGTGAAAAAAGAGGGGGATCAGGCACTTTTCGAGTATACCCGGCAATTTGACGGGGTTTCTTTATCCTCGCTCAAAATTCCATCAGATCTGATGGAGCGGGCAGCGGAATCTGTTTCTCCTTCTTTTTATGAAGGGCTAAAAGAGGCGGCAAACAACATTCGCCAATTTCATGAGCAGCAAAAACGACTCTCCTGGATGGATTCAAGACCGACGGGAACCATCTTAGGTCAGCTGATCCAGCCCCTGAATCGGGTAGGGTTGTATGTTCCCGGCGGAACAGCCGCTTATCCCTCATCCGTGTTGATGAACGCCATTCCAGCACAAGTAGCAGGGGTGAAGGAGATTGTGATGGTTACCCCACCATCGAAGGAAGGGGCCGTTTCAGCAGGGGTTTTGGCAGCTTGTCATCTCTTGGGAATCAAAGAAGTGTATTCGATTGGCGGTGCCCAAGCGATTGCGGCTCTTGCTTATGGTACGGAGACGATTCAGCCTGTGGATAAAATTGTAGGACCAGGAAATATCTATGTGGCTTTAGCCAAAAGGGAAGTTTTTGGAGTGGTAGATATCGATATGGTGGCTGGGCCCAGTGAAATTGTGGTGGTAGCCGATGAAGGGGCAAATCCCCGCTATGTGGCTGCCGACCTCTTATCCCAGGCAGAACATGATGTCATGGCCTCAGCCGTTTGCATTACGACATCCCCTTCTTTGGCAGAGGCAGTTAAACAGGCCATAGAAGAACAACTGTCCAACCTGCCTAGGAAGGAGATTGCATTACAATCCCTCTTAAACTACGGAGCAATTTGTGTGGTGAAGGATATTGAAGAGGCATTGGAGGTTGTGAACCAACTGGCCCCGGAACATTTGGAGTTGATGGTATCCAGTCCCTTCAATCTATTGGGAAAAGTGAAAAATGCCGGAGCCATTTTCTTAGGTTCATACAGTTCCGAGCCTGTGGGCGACTACTTTGCCGGACCCAACCATGTCCTGCCGACCAATGGAACCGCGAGATTTTCCTCACCCCTCAACGTGGACGATTTTGTGAAAAAATCAAGCCTCATATATTATAGTAAGGAAGATCTGCTCGAACACGGAGAAAAAATTATCACGATGGCTGAAGTGGAAGGTTTAGAGGCCCATGCCAATGCCATTCGAATTCGACTGGAAGAAGAAGGGGCGGGAAAAGATGAATAG
- the hisB gene encoding imidazoleglycerol-phosphate dehydratase HisB: MNRREAVIKRKTNETDIQLSFCIDGEGKGKLETGVPFLTHMLDLFTKHGHFDLFVEAVGDTHIDDHHTVEDISICLGQALYKALGDKKGIKRYGNAFVPMDESLAQVVVDLSNRPHLEYRAQYPSSQVGQFQTELVHEFLWKLALEARMNLHVILHYGSNTHHMIESIFKALGRALDEATSFDPRVKGIPSTKGML; this comes from the coding sequence ATGAATAGAAGAGAAGCGGTGATCAAACGGAAAACCAATGAAACGGATATTCAATTATCCTTTTGCATTGATGGGGAAGGAAAAGGTAAATTGGAGACCGGGGTCCCATTTTTAACCCATATGCTGGATTTATTTACTAAACATGGACATTTTGATTTATTTGTGGAAGCAGTTGGAGATACCCATATTGATGATCATCATACCGTTGAGGATATTTCCATCTGTTTGGGACAGGCGTTATATAAAGCGTTAGGAGATAAAAAGGGAATTAAACGATATGGAAATGCCTTTGTTCCCATGGATGAGTCTCTGGCCCAAGTGGTGGTCGATTTAAGCAACCGTCCCCATTTGGAATACAGGGCTCAGTATCCCTCATCACAAGTAGGCCAATTTCAGACGGAATTGGTTCATGAATTTCTATGGAAATTGGCTCTCGAGGCAAGGATGAATCTTCATGTCATTTTGCACTACGGGTCAAATACCCATCACATGATTGAATCTATCTTTAAGGCTTTGGGCAGGGCGTTGGATGAGGCTACTTCTTTTGACCCAAGGGTAAAGGGCATACCATCGACAAAGGGGATGCTGTGA
- the hisH gene encoding imidazole glycerol phosphate synthase subunit HisH, translating into MIGIIDYGMGNLHSVSKAIERLGYQYIISGNKEELGNASTLLLPGVGAFGDAMDNLNRLELTEEIIERAVKGTPILGICLGMQLLFEQSEEYGIHQGLGLLPGKVVRFQGDYKIPHMGWNQLHFLQREHPLLTGLEEGHVYFVHSYYVKTENRGILLAAAQYHQEVPAVVGRGRIIGMQFHPEKSSAMGMALLKRFLEESEVGVWA; encoded by the coding sequence ATGATAGGAATTATAGATTATGGTATGGGAAATTTGCATAGCGTAAGTAAAGCCATCGAAAGGCTGGGATATCAATATATCATATCCGGCAATAAAGAGGAGTTGGGTAACGCAAGCACTCTCCTTTTGCCCGGCGTTGGTGCCTTTGGCGATGCCATGGACAATTTGAACCGGTTGGAATTAACAGAGGAGATTATTGAAAGGGCTGTTAAGGGAACTCCTATTTTGGGAATTTGTTTGGGGATGCAGCTTTTATTTGAACAGAGCGAAGAGTATGGGATCCATCAGGGACTTGGGTTACTTCCCGGGAAGGTGGTAAGGTTTCAAGGGGATTACAAAATACCACACATGGGATGGAATCAGCTTCATTTTTTACAAAGAGAACATCCCCTGTTAACAGGCCTGGAAGAGGGGCATGTCTATTTTGTCCATTCCTACTACGTAAAGACAGAAAACAGGGGGATCCTTCTGGCTGCTGCTCAATATCATCAGGAAGTACCTGCAGTTGTCGGTCGGGGACGCATCATTGGGATGCAGTTTCATCCTGAGAAAAGTTCAGCAATGGGCATGGCCCTTCTGAAGAGGTTTTTGGAGGAGAGTGAAGTGGGGGTATGGGCATGA
- the hisA gene encoding 1-(5-phosphoribosyl)-5-[(5-phosphoribosylamino)methylideneamino]imidazole-4-carboxamide isomerase: protein MGMTNFTIYPAIDIRGGQCVRLLQGDYNQETVYGTPVEMAERWVSEGAHWLHLVDLDGAKEGKPVNGEVIKKIASGFSIPVQVGGGIRSMETITDYLESGVSRVILGTSAIENRPFVEEALKRYGEKVAIGIDARNGWVATRGWLETSEMKAEELALSLISVGAEVFIYTDISRDGTLQGPNIEAMVQLAKTTKKQVIASGGVSQLTDLQQLASFSDEGVSGAIVGKALYTGQFTLKNALLELGASR from the coding sequence ATGGGCATGACAAATTTTACAATTTATCCGGCCATTGATATCCGGGGGGGACAATGCGTCAGATTACTTCAGGGAGATTACAACCAGGAAACGGTTTACGGCACACCGGTTGAAATGGCGGAACGCTGGGTGAGTGAAGGAGCCCATTGGCTTCATTTGGTAGACTTGGATGGGGCCAAGGAAGGGAAACCAGTAAATGGAGAGGTGATCAAAAAGATTGCTTCCGGTTTCTCTATTCCCGTCCAGGTGGGGGGAGGTATCCGATCCATGGAGACCATCACGGATTATTTGGAGTCAGGAGTTTCAAGGGTGATCCTTGGTACCTCAGCCATTGAAAATCGCCCCTTTGTGGAAGAGGCGTTAAAAAGATACGGGGAAAAGGTGGCCATTGGAATTGATGCCAGAAATGGATGGGTAGCCACGAGGGGGTGGCTGGAGACCTCTGAAATGAAGGCAGAGGAACTGGCACTTTCTTTAATTTCTGTTGGGGCTGAAGTATTTATTTATACAGATATTTCTAGGGACGGGACCTTACAGGGTCCTAATATCGAGGCGATGGTTCAATTGGCCAAAACCACAAAAAAACAAGTGATTGCTTCAGGGGGAGTGAGCCAACTCACTGATCTTCAGCAGTTGGCTTCCTTCTCAGATGAGGGAGTTTCTGGAGCCATTGTTGGGAAGGCATTATATACGGGACAATTTACGTTAAAAAATGCCTTATTGGAATTGGGGGCATCAAGATGA